The Octopus bimaculoides isolate UCB-OBI-ISO-001 chromosome 13, ASM119413v2, whole genome shotgun sequence genome includes a window with the following:
- the LOC106881554 gene encoding uncharacterized protein LOC106881554, whose product MADREELVYMAKLAEQAERYDEMVSNMKSVANQGTELSVEERNLLSVAYKNVIGARRASWRIISSLEQKEDSKGNEQRLRLICSYRENIEVELKRICKDVLDVLDNQLLPIASSGESNVFYFKMKGDYHRYLAEFAVGDDRKETAEESLKAYKRASEIASSELTSTHPIRLGLALNFSVFYYETLSNPVRACALAKSAFDEAIAELDTLSEESYKDSTLIMQLLRDNLTLWTSDMQTEECDQKADPKGEQPQDGGDPAPEA is encoded by the coding sequence ATGGCGGACAGGGAGGAACTAGTTTATATGGCCAAACTGGCTGAACAAGCTGAAAGGTACGATGAAATGGTGAGCAATATGAAAAGTGTTGCGAACCAAGGTACAGAGCTGTCGGTAGAAGAACGTAACCTTTTGTCTGTtgcttataaaaatgttataggaGCTCGGCGGGCCTCTTGGCGAATCATAAGTAGCTTGGAGCAAAAGGAAGATTCGAAAGGCAACGAACAACGTCTCCGTTTGATTTGCAGTTACCGGGAAAATATTGAAGTTGAACTGAAACGAATCTGCAAGGATGTTCTCGATGTTCTCGACAATCAATTGCTGCCAATAGCCAGTTCTGGAGAGTCGAATGtattttactttaaaatgaaAGGCGATTATCATCGTTATCTGGCGGAATTCGCAGTTGGTGATGATAGAAAAGAAACTGCCGAAGAAAGTCTCAAAGCTTACAAACGTGCAAGCGAAATTGCCTCAAGCGAGCTCACCTCTACGCATCCGATCCGACTTGGTTTGGCGCTCAATTTCTCTGTGTTCTACTATGAAACTCTTAGTAACCCCGTGAGAGCCTGCGCCTTGGCTAAAAGCGCCTTCGATGAAGCTATCGCTGAGCTGGACACACTCAGCGAAGAAAGCTACAAAGATTCCACGCTCATCATGCAGCTCCTTCGGGATAATCTCACCTTGTGGACATCGGACATGCAGACCGAGGAATGTGACCAGAAGGCTGACCCGAAAGGGGAACAGCCACAGGATGGAGGTGATCCTGCGCCAGAagcttaa